The window ATCCCGGTCATCGACCGCCACCCGCACTGGCTCTTGGCGAAAGCGACATTCCAGACGGAGCGTTTCCGCGAGGGCCTCGCAGGCCTCCCGGATGGCTTGGGCGCTTTCCGGTTTGGGGGTGATGGGGAGGAGGACGATTTGGGTGGGGGCGACCGAGGGCGGGAGGAGGAGGCCATCGTCATCCCCATGGGCCATGATGAGGGTGCCAATCATCCGGGTGGAGACGCCCCAACTGGTGGTCCAGGCGTGCTGGGAGCTGTTGTCCCGCCCGACGAAGCGGATGTCTTGCGCTTTCGCGAAGTTTTGCCCGAGGAAGTGGGAGGTGCCGGCTTGGATGGCTTTCTTGTCCTGCACCATGGCTTCGACGGTCAGGGTGATTTCCGCGCCGGGAAAGCGTTCCGCTTCCGTCTTTTCTCCCGCGATGACTGGGATGGCCAGGTGCTCGCGGAGGAAGTCTTGGTAGACGCCTTGCATTTTGACTGTTTCTTCCAGAGCCTCCTCCTCGGTTTCGTGGGCGGTGTGGCCCTCTTGCCAGAGAAATTCAGCGGTCCGGAGAAAGAGGCGAGGACGCATTTCCCAGCGCATGACGTTGGCCCATTGATTGATGAGAAGAGGGAGGTCCCGGTAGCTCTGCGTCCAGCGGGCGAAGGCGGCGCCGATGACGGTTTCGGAGGTGGGGCGGATGATGTAGGGCTCGCTCAGCTGGCCGCTGGGAACCATTTTGGTGCGGCCGTCCTCCTGTTTTTCCGCCTCCAAGCGGTGATGGGTCACCACGGCGCATTCGGTCGCGAAGCCCTCGGCGTGCTCGGCTTCTTTTTCAAGGTAACTCAGGGGGATGAGGAGGGGGAAGTAGGCGTTTTGGTGGCCGGTGGCCTTGAAGCGATCATCCAAGATGCGCTGCATGCGTTCCCAGATGCCGTAGCCCCAGGGCTTGATGACCATGCAGCCGCGGACCTCCGAGTTCTCCGCCATGTCGGCCGCCTTGATGACCTGCTGGTACCACTCCGGAAAGTCTTCGGCGCGGGTGGGCTGGATGGCGTTTTGGGGTGCCTTGGGCATGGCCTTGATCTACGAGCGATTGCCCGCAAGGCAATCGAGAATCCCGGCTTTGCCGAGGGGCTGATACCAACCTCCAGAATTCA is drawn from Verrucomicrobiota bacterium and contains these coding sequences:
- the proS gene encoding proline--tRNA ligase, with the translated sequence MPKAPQNAIQPTRAEDFPEWYQQVIKAADMAENSEVRGCMVIKPWGYGIWERMQRILDDRFKATGHQNAYFPLLIPLSYLEKEAEHAEGFATECAVVTHHRLEAEKQEDGRTKMVPSGQLSEPYIIRPTSETVIGAAFARWTQSYRDLPLLINQWANVMRWEMRPRLFLRTAEFLWQEGHTAHETEEEALEETVKMQGVYQDFLREHLAIPVIAGEKTEAERFPGAEITLTVEAMVQDKKAIQAGTSHFLGQNFAKAQDIRFVGRDNSSQHAWTTSWGVSTRMIGTLIMAHGDDDGLLLPPSVAPTQIVLLPITPKPESAQAIREACEALAETLRLECRFRQEPVRVAVDDRDLPGGQRKWDWIKKGVPLRLEIGPRDLESRKVCVNRRDQPPAEKSFMAREDFLRQAEEILEEIHQSLLQKATTFRDENLLRPESRQAFEANFSPGGEAQWCLVPWAGHREEEEALSKKHKITIRCLPKGPLGQAPDGAACLLTGQPAQQMALFARAY